Proteins encoded by one window of Agrobacterium vitis:
- a CDS encoding glucose/quinate/shikimate family membrane-bound PQQ-dependent dehydrogenase, with amino-acid sequence MVQQKGALSAVAKLWLILLGTVLVLAGLFLAIGGYRLITLGGSWYFIITGIAVVLSGLLVLMRRPLGAVLFVIITLLTAVWAIWDAGLDFWPLISRLLAFGIGSTVVLLSLPLLRKARGLAPGYAGSFTFAAVLALASAGGVAGMFMPHPSVPFTGTPIARVPVDPTSEQKNWEHYGNTSGGSRFAALDQINVDNVKALTVAWTYHTGDTPISPGNNGAEDQETPLQVGEKLFLCTPHNNVIAVDIDSGKQLWKAEINAKSSVWMRCRGLAYFDATRPLDQPTVPGSTPVSAVTVAPGALCERRILMNTIQAQLIALDADTGAFCPDFGTNGRVDLKIGMGDAPDPQYVLTSAPTLAGTTVVVGGRIADNVQVDMPGGVMRGFDAVTGELRWAFDPGNPDITKLPPPGQTYTRSTPNVWAAMSYDPASNTVFMPVGSPSVDLYGKTRTALDHKYGASMLALDATTGREKWVYQTVHNDLWDFDVPMQPSFIDFPKADGSKVPALVFGTKAGQLYVLDRQTGQPLTEVKDIPVKPANIPNEPYSLTQPLSVGMPQIGTGPFTESDMWGATPFDQLMCRIAFKSMRYEGLYTAPGTDTSLAFPGSLGGMNWGGLSTDPVHNLIFVNDMRVGLWVKMQEAAPTTKTSNGGESVNTGMGLVPMKGTPYAVLKDRFLSAAGIPCQKPPFGTLTAVDMKTQKIVWQVPVGTVMDQGPLGIKMGLPIPIGMPTLGGTLATQGGLVFIAGTQDYYLRAYSAATGEEVWKARLPVGSQGGPMTFKSPKTGKQYVVISAGGARQSTDRGDYVIAYALPN; translated from the coding sequence GCGGTAGCTGGTATTTCATCATCACCGGTATTGCCGTGGTCCTGTCCGGCCTGCTTGTTTTGATGCGGCGCCCGCTCGGCGCGGTGCTGTTTGTCATCATCACGCTGTTGACCGCCGTCTGGGCTATCTGGGATGCCGGTCTTGATTTCTGGCCGCTGATCTCGCGCCTATTGGCCTTCGGCATAGGCTCCACCGTTGTGCTGCTGTCGCTGCCGCTTCTGCGCAAGGCGCGGGGCCTGGCACCCGGCTACGCCGGTTCTTTCACATTTGCGGCAGTTCTGGCCTTGGCCTCCGCAGGCGGTGTGGCCGGCATGTTCATGCCCCATCCTTCCGTGCCGTTTACCGGCACTCCGATTGCCCGTGTGCCGGTCGATCCGACAAGCGAACAGAAGAACTGGGAACATTACGGCAATACATCAGGCGGTAGCCGCTTTGCGGCGCTCGACCAGATCAATGTCGATAATGTCAAAGCTCTGACGGTCGCCTGGACCTATCATACCGGCGACACCCCGATCAGCCCCGGCAATAACGGCGCGGAAGATCAGGAAACTCCGTTGCAGGTCGGCGAAAAGCTGTTCCTCTGCACGCCCCATAACAACGTCATCGCCGTCGATATCGACAGCGGCAAGCAGCTTTGGAAGGCTGAAATCAACGCCAAGTCGTCGGTGTGGATGCGGTGCCGCGGTCTTGCCTATTTCGACGCGACCCGTCCGCTGGATCAGCCAACGGTTCCCGGCTCGACGCCGGTCTCCGCGGTGACTGTTGCACCGGGTGCGCTTTGCGAACGCCGTATCCTGATGAACACGATTCAGGCTCAATTGATTGCACTCGATGCGGATACCGGTGCGTTTTGCCCGGATTTCGGCACCAATGGCCGCGTCGATCTGAAGATCGGCATGGGCGATGCGCCCGATCCGCAATATGTGCTGACATCGGCACCCACGCTTGCCGGTACCACTGTCGTGGTCGGTGGCCGTATTGCCGATAACGTCCAGGTCGATATGCCTGGTGGTGTCATGCGTGGTTTCGATGCGGTGACCGGTGAATTGCGCTGGGCATTTGATCCCGGCAATCCTGACATCACCAAGCTGCCGCCTCCGGGCCAGACCTATACGCGCTCGACGCCGAATGTCTGGGCTGCGATGTCCTACGATCCGGCCTCCAACACGGTGTTCATGCCAGTTGGTAGCCCCTCGGTTGACCTTTACGGCAAGACACGCACAGCACTCGATCATAAATACGGCGCATCCATGCTGGCGCTTGATGCCACCACGGGTCGTGAAAAATGGGTCTACCAGACGGTTCATAACGATCTCTGGGATTTCGACGTGCCGATGCAGCCGTCCTTCATCGATTTCCCGAAGGCGGATGGCTCCAAGGTCCCGGCCCTGGTTTTCGGCACCAAGGCCGGTCAGCTTTACGTTCTCGACCGGCAAACCGGCCAGCCGTTGACGGAAGTCAAGGATATCCCGGTCAAGCCGGCCAATATTCCGAACGAGCCTTACTCTCTCACCCAGCCGCTTTCGGTCGGCATGCCGCAAATCGGTACCGGTCCCTTTACCGAGTCTGACATGTGGGGTGCCACGCCATTTGACCAGCTGATGTGCCGTATCGCCTTCAAATCCATGCGCTATGAAGGCCTCTATACCGCGCCCGGCACCGATACCTCGCTGGCCTTCCCTGGCTCGCTCGGTGGCATGAACTGGGGCGGTCTTTCCACCGATCCGGTCCATAACCTGATTTTCGTCAACGACATGCGTGTTGGTCTTTGGGTGAAGATGCAGGAAGCGGCACCCACGACCAAGACGTCAAATGGCGGCGAAAGCGTCAATACCGGCATGGGCCTCGTGCCGATGAAGGGAACACCCTATGCGGTTCTCAAGGATCGCTTCCTGTCCGCCGCAGGCATCCCCTGCCAGAAGCCGCCGTTCGGTACGCTGACAGCGGTGGATATGAAAACTCAGAAGATCGTCTGGCAGGTGCCGGTTGGCACTGTGATGGATCAAGGACCGCTTGGCATCAAGATGGGCCTGCCCATTCCGATCGGCATGCCGACACTTGGTGGCACGCTTGCCACGCAGGGTGGTCTGGTGTTCATTGCTGGCACTCAGGACTATTATCTGCGTGCCTATAGTGCAGCGACAGGCGAGGAAGTCTGGAAAGCCCGGTTGCCGGTCGGTAGCCAAGGTGGTCCGATGACCTTCAAGTCGCCCAAGACCGGCAAGCAATATGTGGTGATTTCAGCAGGCGGTGCACGCCAGTCAACGGATCGTGGTGACTACGTCATCGCCTACGCTTTGCCGAACTGA
- a CDS encoding carbohydrate ABC transporter permease — MSQFQLRVHRPARPILYLAPAIALLTVFFLAPIVVNAVIAFTDMGSNLRVGHFTLQNFERIVQRDARIPMVLLTTLIYVTATLFIFNVGLGALLAMTSTAIPDRLGNFFRGLWLLPRMSPAVLYGILWIWIADPTPLGLLNQVTGAFGLPPVNLRNDFPLLLVILANGVVGASFAMVILTSSIRSIPSHLAHAARVDGASEWGVLRHVVVPALSQPIRFITIYQALSLMTTYEYILLITGGGPLYDSTPYALYIYRRAFESGAYAYGAALALGLMVIGIAVTLVQWRVSNMRSTFAAPKIEVL; from the coding sequence ATGTCCCAATTCCAGCTTCGCGTTCATCGACCGGCCCGGCCAATTCTTTACCTTGCGCCAGCAATCGCGCTGCTTACCGTGTTCTTTCTGGCGCCGATCGTGGTCAATGCGGTGATCGCCTTTACCGACATGGGGTCGAACCTTCGGGTTGGCCATTTCACGCTGCAGAACTTCGAGCGGATCGTGCAGCGTGACGCGCGGATCCCGATGGTGTTGTTGACGACGCTGATCTACGTTACCGCGACCCTTTTCATCTTCAATGTCGGCCTTGGCGCACTTTTGGCGATGACCTCGACCGCGATCCCCGATCGGCTGGGTAATTTCTTTCGCGGGCTATGGCTTTTGCCGCGCATGAGCCCGGCTGTGCTCTATGGGATCTTGTGGATCTGGATCGCCGATCCTACGCCCTTGGGATTGCTCAACCAGGTGACGGGCGCATTTGGCCTGCCCCCGGTCAACCTGCGCAATGATTTTCCGCTGCTACTGGTCATTCTGGCGAACGGCGTTGTCGGGGCTTCTTTTGCGATGGTCATCCTGACCTCGTCGATCCGCTCGATCCCCTCGCATCTCGCCCATGCGGCACGTGTCGATGGCGCCAGCGAATGGGGCGTTCTGCGTCATGTCGTGGTGCCAGCGCTGTCGCAGCCGATCCGTTTCATCACCATCTACCAGGCACTCTCCCTGATGACGACCTATGAATATATCCTCCTGATCACCGGCGGCGGCCCGCTCTACGATTCCACCCCCTACGCGCTTTATATCTACCGGCGCGCGTTCGAAAGCGGCGCCTATGCCTATGGTGCGGCGCTGGCGCTGGGCCTGATGGTCATCGGCATTGCCGTGACCCTGGTGCAATGGCGTGTCTCCAATATGCGTTCCACCTTTGCCGCTCCAAAGATCGAGGTCTTGTGA
- a CDS encoding metallophosphoesterase family protein, which translates to MQIAVVADVHLHDLYGGYGMVEEGSGGLALRTLADTMASTRVFNESHAAFRAVLDDIVRRGIRDVVLLGDYSDDGQVDAVAAVKRLLSDYEDRYGLRFFATFGNHDCYGPAPHHLAKVLTQADGLEPLLVTSDDRAPAPAIVCPGMRGMSTAEAVEAMAPYGVARPASILHWESPHETLEGGAPRHLPTDERLHLDASYLVEPQEGLWLLMLDANVFHKIGDTWQVRADAAWDHVLAERPSLLTWIEDVAERASRLAKTLLAFSHYPALPLALTREGNSVRAASTPDWSKRMPSPESGRRLARAGLRWHFSGHMHVAGRVELEGLVNIAVPSPVAYPGGYVVVTAGAEQIEIEIASLEDVSDFDAAFPAYDVQSGDINSACFAKVLACKTYAEFLRVHLQNLIETKHSPDDWPPELLACLDVPIGRLFREDAGLAGLPVRHSEVMSQPFRQMVEDYYLLRAAGRHALGDIPAERVAFYRDLAKHLSSQERVEIGLSGEVTKFLELFAACTHFDDWLDH; encoded by the coding sequence ATGCAGATCGCAGTTGTCGCCGATGTCCATCTGCATGATTTGTACGGCGGGTATGGCATGGTGGAGGAGGGGAGTGGTGGACTTGCCCTTCGCACGCTGGCGGACACCATGGCGTCAACCCGCGTGTTCAACGAGAGCCATGCTGCCTTCCGTGCCGTGCTTGACGATATCGTTCGGCGCGGTATCCGCGATGTCGTGCTTCTCGGCGATTATTCCGATGACGGCCAGGTCGACGCGGTTGCAGCCGTCAAACGCCTTCTTTCCGACTACGAAGACAGATACGGCCTGCGGTTTTTTGCAACCTTCGGCAATCATGATTGTTACGGACCGGCGCCGCATCATCTGGCCAAGGTGCTGACGCAGGCCGATGGGCTGGAACCACTGTTGGTGACGAGTGATGATCGTGCGCCTGCACCCGCAATCGTCTGCCCGGGAATGCGTGGCATGTCGACAGCTGAGGCCGTGGAGGCCATGGCACCCTACGGTGTCGCGCGTCCCGCCAGCATCCTTCATTGGGAGTCTCCTCATGAAACCCTGGAGGGCGGTGCGCCCCGACACTTACCAACCGACGAACGCTTGCATCTTGACGCATCTTATCTTGTCGAGCCGCAGGAAGGGCTCTGGCTTTTGATGCTGGACGCCAATGTTTTTCACAAAATTGGCGATACCTGGCAGGTGAGGGCGGATGCCGCATGGGATCATGTTCTGGCGGAACGGCCCTCTCTCCTGACATGGATAGAGGATGTAGCTGAACGTGCCAGCCGTTTGGCTAAGACCTTGCTGGCTTTTTCCCATTACCCGGCTTTGCCCTTGGCATTGACGAGAGAGGGAAACAGCGTGCGGGCGGCGAGTACGCCGGACTGGTCGAAGCGTATGCCATCACCTGAAAGTGGCCGCCGCCTTGCCCGTGCCGGGCTTCGATGGCATTTCAGTGGCCATATGCATGTTGCCGGGCGGGTTGAACTGGAGGGTCTCGTCAATATCGCCGTCCCTTCGCCTGTCGCTTACCCAGGTGGTTACGTTGTCGTCACAGCCGGGGCGGAGCAGATTGAGATAGAGATCGCCTCACTTGAAGATGTCTCGGATTTCGATGCCGCGTTCCCGGCCTATGACGTTCAGTCCGGCGATATAAACAGCGCGTGTTTTGCCAAGGTGCTTGCTTGCAAGACCTATGCAGAGTTTCTGCGGGTCCATTTGCAAAATCTGATCGAAACGAAACATAGTCCGGATGACTGGCCACCTGAGCTTCTGGCATGCCTCGACGTACCGATAGGGCGCCTATTCCGTGAGGATGCCGGTTTGGCAGGCCTTCCTGTCAGACACTCTGAGGTTATGTCTCAGCCATTTCGGCAGATGGTCGAGGATTACTACCTGTTGCGGGCTGCTGGACGACATGCCTTGGGAGACATTCCGGCAGAGAGGGTGGCGTTCTACCGCGATCTCGCCAAGCATCTCAGTTCGCAAGAGCGTGTTGAGATCGGATTGTCCGGAGAGGTCACCAAATTTCTGGAATTATTTGCCGCTTGCACACATTTTGATGATTGGCTGGATCATTGA
- a CDS encoding ABC transporter ATP-binding protein: protein MAKITLDNITKSWGETQVLKPMSLTIEDGELVAILGPSGCGKSTTLFLLAGLYAPTSGQIAFDGHNVNRVDARDRNVGIVFQSYALYPNLTVRDNIAFPLRFKTMRKDEVARRVEEAANLVQISALLDRRPSQLSGGQQQRVALARALVKEPNILLLDEPLSNLDATLRITMRAELKSIQKRLGFTTLIVTHDQIEAITMADRIICMNNGEIAQVGTPDDLYRRPSNLFVAGFIGTPPMNLLKGHANGCQVRIGAASVALTDACEGEATLGLRPEDITLVSHADAPLSGEIISVEPMGREVFYMIDTPAGVIHALEYGEAVRHAPGARVGIACKPEHTLLFDASGNRIVDLHAKLLQHSDRHAKALEPAN, encoded by the coding sequence ATGGCCAAGATCACTCTCGACAATATCACCAAAAGCTGGGGCGAAACCCAGGTCCTGAAACCGATGAGCTTGACGATTGAGGATGGCGAACTCGTCGCCATTCTCGGCCCGTCTGGCTGCGGAAAATCGACAACGCTGTTTCTGCTCGCCGGTCTCTATGCGCCGACGTCTGGGCAGATCGCTTTCGACGGACATAATGTCAACCGCGTCGACGCGCGCGACCGCAATGTCGGTATTGTCTTTCAGTCCTATGCGCTTTACCCGAACCTGACGGTGCGCGACAACATCGCCTTTCCGCTTCGCTTCAAAACCATGCGCAAGGACGAGGTCGCCAGACGTGTCGAAGAGGCAGCAAACCTGGTGCAGATCAGCGCGCTGCTTGACCGCCGTCCCTCGCAGCTTTCCGGCGGTCAGCAGCAGCGTGTCGCCTTGGCGCGGGCGTTGGTGAAGGAGCCGAATATCCTTTTGCTCGATGAGCCGCTTTCCAATCTTGACGCCACCCTGCGCATCACCATGCGGGCTGAGTTGAAAAGCATACAGAAGCGGCTTGGCTTTACCACGCTGATCGTCACCCATGACCAGATCGAGGCGATCACCATGGCGGATCGGATCATCTGCATGAACAATGGCGAGATCGCCCAGGTTGGCACGCCTGACGATCTCTATCGCCGTCCCAGCAATCTGTTCGTGGCAGGCTTTATCGGCACGCCGCCGATGAACCTTCTCAAGGGACATGCCAATGGATGTCAAGTGCGGATCGGCGCGGCATCCGTCGCCCTTACGGACGCGTGCGAAGGAGAAGCGACGCTCGGCCTGCGACCCGAAGACATCACACTTGTTTCGCATGCGGATGCACCGCTCAGTGGAGAGATTATCAGCGTGGAGCCGATGGGCCGTGAAGTGTTCTATATGATCGACACGCCCGCAGGCGTCATCCATGCGCTGGAATATGGTGAAGCCGTGCGCCATGCACCCGGTGCCAGGGTTGGCATTGCCTGCAAGCCGGAACACACGCTGTTGTTCGATGCCTCCGGCAATCGCATCGTTGATCTCCACGCCAAGCTTTTGCAACATTCCGATAGGCACGCGAAAGCGTTAGAGCCGGCAAACTGA
- a CDS encoding ABC transporter substrate-binding protein, translating to MTKCLALLATVAISALATGWAHAEDIKIKLSTLADKTAPARITNIEAAADIMNRQFKAAGVDKHIVIEANNSTVKGWDDLALDTLKAFAVGQGPDIYVVPHEWISKFAEDGDALPMDERIAAAPWVYGDILPVLWKAAKGNDGKIYGIPQDAEIRMFFYNKDMLRKIGKDEAFIEGLPAKVEAGEFTLDDLTALSKEVVDAKAAQYGMLHRPNVGIDYLMVFQSYGVKFLDEKTGKLVFPKAEMTKALGWYERNAKQGVTPVDNTAMSWDAIQGAFKQEKAFIFHQGVWAVAWQLGEMNGATWPTDRDGYFHKIGWIPAPAAEKGGKPANLSHPLLYTVNAKSKNADIAADLVALATLPYFNNQHAVTSYHTAISNAQTAMPKYKDNWVLSAASPMMAHAGFVPNHTQFGSYNKILFSGLQAVETGKMKAADAVEFIADELETQFGSDVEIRDTASN from the coding sequence ATGACCAAATGCCTCGCCCTTCTCGCCACCGTGGCGATTTCTGCGCTTGCCACCGGATGGGCGCATGCAGAAGACATCAAGATCAAGCTTTCGACGCTGGCCGATAAGACGGCTCCGGCGCGCATCACCAATATCGAAGCCGCAGCCGACATTATGAACCGGCAGTTCAAGGCGGCTGGCGTCGATAAGCATATTGTCATCGAAGCCAATAACAGCACGGTCAAAGGCTGGGACGATCTGGCGCTCGATACGCTGAAGGCATTTGCAGTCGGTCAGGGGCCTGATATCTATGTCGTGCCGCATGAATGGATCAGCAAATTCGCCGAGGATGGCGACGCGCTGCCGATGGACGAGCGGATTGCCGCTGCCCCTTGGGTCTATGGCGACATCCTGCCGGTGCTGTGGAAGGCCGCCAAGGGCAATGATGGCAAGATCTATGGCATACCGCAGGATGCCGAGATCCGTATGTTCTTCTATAACAAGGACATGCTGCGCAAGATCGGCAAGGATGAAGCCTTTATCGAAGGCTTGCCCGCCAAAGTCGAAGCAGGCGAATTCACGCTCGATGATCTGACGGCGCTCTCCAAGGAAGTGGTCGATGCCAAGGCAGCCCAATACGGCATGTTGCATCGCCCCAATGTCGGCATCGATTATCTGATGGTCTTCCAGTCCTATGGTGTCAAATTCCTGGATGAGAAAACCGGCAAGCTGGTGTTTCCGAAAGCGGAAATGACCAAGGCACTCGGCTGGTACGAGCGTAACGCCAAGCAAGGCGTCACCCCTGTCGACAACACGGCCATGAGCTGGGATGCAATCCAGGGCGCCTTCAAGCAGGAAAAGGCATTCATCTTCCATCAGGGCGTCTGGGCTGTTGCCTGGCAGCTCGGCGAGATGAACGGTGCCACCTGGCCGACGGATCGTGACGGCTATTTCCACAAGATCGGCTGGATTCCGGCGCCAGCCGCCGAAAAAGGCGGCAAACCCGCCAACCTGTCCCATCCGCTGCTTTATACCGTCAATGCCAAAAGCAAGAATGCCGACATTGCCGCTGATCTCGTAGCACTTGCGACATTGCCGTATTTCAACAACCAGCATGCGGTTACGTCTTATCATACGGCCATCAGCAATGCCCAAACAGCGATGCCGAAATACAAGGACAATTGGGTTCTGTCGGCGGCATCGCCGATGATGGCTCATGCCGGGTTCGTGCCGAACCACACCCAATTCGGCAGCTACAACAAGATCCTGTTCAGCGGCTTGCAGGCCGTGGAAACCGGAAAGATGAAGGCGGCTGATGCCGTTGAATTCATCGCCGACGAACTTGAGACGCAATTCGGTTCTGACGTCGAAATCCGCGATACCGCCAGCAACTAA
- the ugpQ gene encoding glycerophosphodiester phosphodiesterase: MTKIVSHRGANQFAPENTFAAADLALQQGADYIELDVRESADGVLYVFHDETLDRTTNGTGPIGHATSDEIDALDAGSWFSPAFKGAAVPRLDAYLQHLRGRAGVYVELKYCDPAKVVALVRSLGMVGDTFYFSFSEDMRRDLQLIAPEFRKMMTLNIAKSPSLVGAVHHAAIIEMTVEQMRRPGLLEACRKAGLEVMIYYGGDDMAIHREIAKAGVDYINLDRPDLFEAARCERQEAAA; the protein is encoded by the coding sequence ATGACCAAGATCGTATCCCATCGTGGGGCCAATCAATTTGCGCCGGAAAATACCTTTGCGGCCGCCGACCTCGCCCTTCAGCAGGGGGCAGACTACATCGAGCTTGATGTGCGCGAGAGCGCTGACGGCGTGCTCTATGTTTTCCATGACGAAACGCTGGACCGAACCACCAATGGCACTGGCCCCATCGGCCATGCGACGTCGGACGAAATTGATGCTCTGGATGCCGGAAGCTGGTTCTCCCCTGCGTTTAAAGGTGCGGCTGTACCCCGGCTTGATGCCTATCTCCAGCACCTGCGTGGCCGTGCTGGGGTCTATGTCGAGCTGAAATATTGCGATCCGGCCAAGGTTGTTGCACTGGTGCGAAGCTTGGGCATGGTGGGCGATACATTCTATTTTTCGTTTTCCGAAGACATGCGCCGCGATCTGCAATTGATCGCGCCTGAATTCCGTAAGATGATGACGCTCAATATTGCCAAGTCGCCGTCTCTGGTCGGTGCCGTGCATCATGCTGCGATCATCGAGATGACTGTTGAACAAATGCGTCGGCCAGGTTTACTCGAAGCGTGCCGCAAAGCTGGGCTTGAAGTGATGATCTATTACGGAGGGGACGACATGGCCATTCACCGCGAAATCGCCAAAGCCGGTGTCGATTACATCAATCTCGACCGTCCGGACCTGTTTGAGGCGGCCCGTTGCGAACGTCAGGAAGCTGCCGCCTGA
- a CDS encoding ROK family transcriptional regulator → MLNKRGPLDGIGHTQAAVLKHLRRKGIASRAELADLCGVTQAAVSMMTRDLIERGIIMQGARRQSQRGAPHIDLMLCETIGYALGVHANSYSLTLTLLDFCGNRIGEQQVEGPYATFSDVQTTIKTLKAELLASNGIDDHLLIGAGVAMPTRFRHGTAFLDLAEEVVAWAGSDLASTLRETLDCPVMIENDANAAAMGELALGNTTEHDNFAYLYLSEGIGSGIIIGKELYRGNLGNAGEIGALRARGLSRPSFDDLAAWCKEHHGNIPKGRSSDQWTAYLQANPTVLDAWLRKAGPELATLAFVVTAVLAPSAIYIGGTLPRLVREKLAPWLDFSTSNPFDGARVIQPDIRLPQISAVDAVAFGAAAMILHSVPGNSGL, encoded by the coding sequence GTGCTGAACAAACGAGGGCCTTTGGACGGCATCGGCCATACGCAAGCGGCGGTGCTGAAGCACTTGCGGCGAAAAGGCATCGCATCCCGTGCAGAGCTCGCGGATTTATGCGGCGTCACCCAGGCCGCCGTCAGCATGATGACCCGTGACCTGATAGAGCGCGGTATCATCATGCAGGGAGCCAGACGGCAAAGTCAGCGCGGCGCACCGCACATCGATCTCATGCTCTGCGAAACCATCGGATATGCGCTTGGTGTGCATGCCAACAGCTACTCCCTGACACTGACGCTGCTCGATTTTTGCGGCAATCGAATTGGCGAACAGCAGGTTGAAGGGCCTTACGCCACATTTTCCGACGTTCAAACGACCATCAAAACGCTCAAGGCCGAGTTGCTGGCATCGAACGGTATTGATGACCACCTGCTGATCGGCGCCGGTGTGGCCATGCCGACCCGTTTTCGCCACGGCACAGCCTTCCTCGATCTCGCAGAGGAAGTCGTCGCCTGGGCAGGCTCTGATCTTGCCTCGACCCTGCGCGAGACACTTGACTGCCCTGTAATGATTGAAAACGACGCCAATGCTGCGGCTATGGGCGAACTTGCCTTGGGCAATACCACCGAACACGACAATTTTGCGTATCTGTACCTGTCCGAGGGCATTGGCAGCGGCATCATTATTGGCAAGGAACTTTATCGCGGCAATCTTGGAAATGCTGGCGAAATCGGCGCGCTTCGCGCGCGCGGATTATCGCGCCCCTCTTTTGACGATCTTGCGGCCTGGTGCAAAGAACATCACGGAAACATCCCGAAAGGCCGGTCTTCCGACCAATGGACGGCATATCTGCAAGCAAACCCGACAGTTCTTGATGCATGGCTGAGGAAAGCCGGGCCGGAATTAGCCACGCTCGCCTTTGTGGTGACAGCTGTTCTTGCACCATCCGCGATCTATATCGGCGGAACACTGCCTAGACTGGTAAGGGAAAAGCTTGCACCCTGGCTTGATTTCTCGACATCGAATCCGTTCGATGGAGCACGGGTCATTCAACCGGATATCCGTCTGCCACAAATCTCAGCTGTCGATGCCGTCGCTTTTGGCGCTGCGGCGATGATCCTTCACAGCGTGCCGGGCAATTCGGGTCTCTGA
- a CDS encoding carbohydrate ABC transporter permease codes for MSLIQADTMPSTDWARLERRGVAHRAGFLSALILFLTIVSIPILLPYLWLLVKSLTSSDGAVSRLVLWHSTAIAGVGYLGAIALALLADRLRKPAVSWAVLAMVIVILSAIFLVPHLSFDNYRFLWNPDIAKIGTNRMDLMPSIWSALGTSLVFAISQTAIVTLVATPAAYALSRFAFAGRENILRGLLLLHAFPALALTVAIFIQLYYMGLLNNLVGVVLVLSALELPFAIFVLKGFFDGVPWDIEMSAVTDGATRFQAFRMVILPQIRGGLIAVATFTFLRGWEEYVFVQTLLIEKSQMTMSLYLFFVAQDHMGADYGMIAAVGIVYLLPVLVLYIFTQKYITQMSFGGIKG; via the coding sequence ATGTCGCTGATCCAGGCCGATACCATGCCGTCCACCGATTGGGCCCGCCTCGAACGTCGGGGAGTCGCTCATCGCGCTGGTTTCCTGTCGGCGCTCATCCTCTTCCTGACGATTGTCTCCATCCCGATTTTGCTGCCCTATCTCTGGCTTTTGGTGAAATCGCTCACCTCATCCGACGGCGCTGTCAGCCGGCTTGTTCTGTGGCACAGTACGGCCATTGCTGGCGTCGGTTATCTCGGCGCGATTGCGCTGGCGCTGCTGGCGGATCGGTTGCGCAAGCCTGCCGTCAGCTGGGCCGTGCTTGCCATGGTGATCGTCATTCTGTCGGCTATTTTCCTCGTCCCGCATCTGAGTTTCGACAACTACCGCTTTCTGTGGAACCCTGACATTGCCAAAATCGGCACCAATCGCATGGACCTGATGCCATCGATCTGGTCGGCGCTCGGTACGTCGCTGGTATTTGCGATTTCCCAGACGGCAATCGTCACACTGGTCGCCACGCCCGCTGCCTATGCGCTGTCGCGGTTTGCTTTTGCAGGCCGTGAAAATATTCTGCGTGGCCTGCTTCTGCTGCATGCCTTTCCGGCGCTGGCGCTCACTGTCGCGATCTTCATCCAGCTTTACTATATGGGCCTGCTCAACAATTTGGTGGGCGTCGTGCTGGTGTTGAGTGCGCTGGAACTGCCCTTTGCGATTTTCGTCCTCAAAGGGTTTTTCGACGGCGTGCCATGGGACATCGAGATGAGCGCGGTGACGGATGGTGCAACGCGCTTCCAGGCCTTTCGCATGGTGATCCTGCCACAGATCCGCGGCGGCCTGATTGCTGTTGCCACCTTCACATTTCTCAGAGGCTGGGAGGAATATGTCTTCGTCCAGACCCTGCTGATCGAGAAGAGCCAGATGACGATGAGCCTCTACCTGTTCTTCGTCGCCCAGGACCATATGGGGGCGGATTACGGCATGATCGCCGCCGTCGGCATCGTCTATCTTCTGCCTGTCCTGGTCCTCTACATTTTCACGCAGAAGTACATCACGCAAATGAGCTTCGGCGGGATCAAAGGATAA